In a genomic window of Alphaproteobacteria bacterium:
- a CDS encoding phosphomannose isomerase type II C-terminal cupin domain: protein MSNALARVALESNLSSYYVGEVGTRPWGHFKVIGAGIDQTGQEFCEKEITVNPGQILSLQSHNFRGEKWTVLEGELIVVLDGERYDLKEGESIVIPLRAIHCMANGSNKPCVVYEKQLGLCSEDDIIRYVDMYGRAGADLDSKSAASVVLFNLVLSEIGKAA, encoded by the coding sequence ATGAGTAATGCGTTAGCTAGAGTAGCACTGGAGAGTAATCTTAGTAGCTATTATGTTGGAGAAGTAGGAACCCGCCCTTGGGGCCACTTTAAAGTCATTGGCGCAGGAATTGACCAGACCGGTCAGGAATTCTGCGAAAAGGAAATTACGGTAAATCCCGGACAGATTCTGTCTCTTCAATCCCACAATTTTCGTGGAGAGAAGTGGACCGTTCTGGAAGGTGAGCTGATCGTCGTACTGGACGGTGAGCGCTACGACCTGAAAGAAGGCGAAAGCATCGTGATCCCCCTGCGGGCGATCCATTGCATGGCCAACGGCAGCAACAAGCCTTGTGTTGTTTATGAAAAACAGCTGGGTCTGTGCAGCGAAGACGACATTATCCGCTACGTGGATATGTACGGCCGCGCCGGCGCCGATCTGGACAGCAAATCTGCCGCCAGCGTAGTACTCTTCAATCTCGTTCTGAGCGAAATCGGGAAAGCAGCCTGA
- a CDS encoding mannose-1-phosphate guanylyltransferase, whose translation MGAPKKIVPVILCGGSGTRLWPSSREKLPKQFLNLLSDKSLLQETVLRALRISGAKAENVVTVTLGNMSESVREQMHSIDPALALHILSEPSARDTGAAVSFAANYIKKHFGGDAFLWILPSDHHIGDEKAMKESLDHALWAAEQDYLVTFGIQPTRPDTGYGYIRLGASLSGQGAFKADKFVEKPDLATAQQYLETKQYLWNSGMFVFSADCVLAQFEKHAKALNETVCAAMKKSACENEVDPALYASIEKRPFDKAIMEKADLVSVVPCNPDWSDIGSWESLWEIREKDEHGNVRNGEVFTLQSSNCLVQSKDKLIACAGVQDLVIIETTDSFLVADKSNSDIMKHLVNGMKAGGRKEVADFMRGSSGLEEIEIKGKGSVSLSGSGDAYSFVVLLEGKAAISDTHGKEKVLEQGEVFFLTPELSYRLENREGGALKAVKVGTSFALGLKREAAA comes from the coding sequence ATGGGTGCGCCGAAAAAAATTGTTCCAGTCATCCTTTGCGGCGGGTCCGGGACGCGCCTGTGGCCGTCCAGCCGGGAGAAGCTACCCAAGCAGTTTCTCAACCTTCTGAGCGATAAATCCCTGCTTCAGGAGACGGTTTTACGGGCGCTGCGGATTTCCGGCGCGAAGGCCGAGAACGTCGTGACCGTCACTCTGGGCAATATGAGCGAGAGCGTGCGCGAGCAGATGCACAGCATCGATCCGGCTCTGGCGCTGCATATTCTCAGCGAACCTTCTGCCCGCGATACGGGTGCGGCGGTGTCTTTTGCCGCGAATTATATCAAAAAGCATTTTGGCGGCGATGCCTTCCTGTGGATTCTTCCTTCCGATCACCATATCGGTGATGAGAAGGCGATGAAGGAATCGCTTGATCACGCGTTATGGGCGGCGGAGCAGGATTATCTGGTGACGTTCGGCATCCAGCCCACACGGCCGGATACGGGTTACGGCTATATCCGTCTTGGTGCTTCCTTGTCCGGCCAAGGCGCTTTCAAAGCCGACAAGTTCGTCGAGAAGCCTGATCTGGCCACGGCGCAGCAGTATCTTGAGACGAAACAGTATCTCTGGAACAGCGGGATGTTCGTGTTCAGCGCGGATTGCGTTCTGGCGCAGTTCGAGAAACACGCGAAGGCGCTCAATGAAACCGTTTGCGCGGCTATGAAAAAATCCGCATGCGAGAACGAGGTCGATCCGGCTCTGTATGCTTCTATCGAAAAGCGTCCGTTCGACAAGGCGATCATGGAAAAGGCCGATCTTGTGTCCGTGGTTCCGTGTAACCCCGACTGGTCGGATATCGGATCGTGGGAGAGCCTGTGGGAAATCCGTGAGAAGGACGAGCATGGGAACGTGCGTAACGGGGAAGTTTTCACCCTGCAATCCAGCAACTGCCTTGTGCAGTCGAAGGACAAGCTGATTGCCTGCGCCGGGGTGCAAGACCTCGTGATTATCGAAACAACCGATTCTTTTCTTGTGGCCGATAAGAGCAACAGCGATATCATGAAACATCTGGTCAACGGCATGAAGGCCGGGGGCCGCAAGGAAGTGGCCGATTTTATGCGCGGTTCTTCCGGTCTTGAAGAGATTGAAATTAAAGGGAAAGGGTCTGTTTCCCTTTCAGGGTCCGGCGATGCCTACAGTTTCGTTGTCTTGCTTGAAGGCAAGGCTGCGATCAGCGATACGCACGGCAAGGAAAAGGTTCTGGAACAGGGGGAGGTTTTTTTCCTTACCCCGGAACTCTCCTATCGTCTGGAAAACCGCGAAGGCGGTGCGCTCAAGGCTGTTAAAGTCGGCACCTCTTTTGCACTGGGTCTGAAAAGGGAAGCGGCGGCTTAA
- a CDS encoding alginate export family protein encodes MKYLGSKFFLMTCAALSCAGFSRAALAEPKVNLSVNLKAQVEFSDDLSLETQDENGTNSQTLELKPKLDGSFNEDVSFLLEARGVKNYGEGGSFDSDTGEFSGEDDYLELRQYWVDYHGFDSYKPLSVRLGRQRFREDYGLWWNRDLDAVRLTHNATLFKSFVAIGQNLMEYRTGDGAYNEDDERILRVIGEASWQWKPEQFIEGRAAYQNDHSGLESAGDEVDGDDFDADDADIVWLGVRAKGTITEAVDFIEKPQYRVDVIGMAGTEDSLLTTSSGENRLVTGDEETDLRGWAVDLGLDVPVNVSPSLQPIFHVGYAYGSGDDDASDNDDHNFRQTGLDSNSSHLSGFPSSTDNYGSVLHPDLSNLHIATVGVGVPVTDALDIAGFYHYYALAEAEGSTTVGAIDADVNGEDTDLGHGLDVMFNLDVAEQFNYDPVIADKINLKTTLGGFRAGDAYGDAQDETALRAKIDLNVRF; translated from the coding sequence ATGAAATATCTCGGTTCCAAGTTTTTTTTGATGACGTGTGCGGCTCTGTCCTGCGCGGGTTTTTCCCGTGCTGCTCTGGCCGAACCGAAGGTCAATCTCTCCGTCAATCTCAAGGCCCAGGTCGAGTTTTCCGATGACCTCAGTCTTGAAACACAGGACGAAAACGGCACGAACAGTCAGACCTTGGAACTTAAACCCAAGCTGGATGGCAGTTTTAACGAGGACGTATCGTTTCTCCTTGAGGCCCGCGGCGTGAAAAATTATGGCGAGGGTGGAAGCTTTGACAGCGATACCGGGGAGTTCAGCGGCGAGGACGATTATCTGGAACTCCGCCAGTACTGGGTCGATTACCATGGGTTCGACAGCTATAAACCCCTGAGCGTCCGTCTTGGTCGTCAGCGTTTCCGCGAGGATTACGGGTTGTGGTGGAACCGCGATCTGGATGCCGTGCGTTTAACGCATAATGCGACCCTGTTTAAAAGCTTCGTTGCGATCGGGCAGAACCTGATGGAGTACCGTACCGGGGACGGGGCTTACAATGAGGATGACGAGCGGATTCTGCGCGTGATCGGCGAGGCTTCGTGGCAGTGGAAGCCCGAGCAATTTATCGAGGGCCGCGCCGCTTATCAAAACGACCATTCCGGTCTTGAAAGCGCAGGGGATGAGGTTGATGGCGACGATTTCGATGCTGACGATGCGGATATCGTATGGCTGGGTGTCCGGGCCAAGGGAACGATTACCGAAGCGGTTGATTTTATTGAAAAGCCGCAGTACCGGGTCGATGTGATCGGTATGGCGGGAACCGAAGATAGCCTTCTGACCACGTCTTCGGGGGAGAACCGCCTCGTGACCGGGGATGAGGAGACGGATTTGAGGGGATGGGCGGTCGATCTGGGGCTTGATGTTCCTGTCAATGTTTCCCCGAGCCTTCAACCGATTTTCCATGTCGGTTATGCCTATGGGTCGGGCGATGACGATGCTTCGGACAATGACGACCATAATTTCCGCCAGACGGGTCTGGACAGTAATTCCAGTCATCTTTCGGGATTTCCATCCTCGACCGACAATTACGGGTCGGTTCTGCATCCCGACCTCTCGAATTTGCATATTGCTACGGTCGGTGTAGGTGTTCCCGTGACCGATGCGCTTGATATCGCCGGGTTCTATCATTATTACGCGCTGGCCGAGGCGGAAGGTTCGACCACCGTCGGGGCCATTGACGCGGATGTCAACGGCGAGGACACCGATCTCGGGCATGGTCTGGATGTCATGTTCAATCTGGATGTGGCCGAGCAGTTCAATTACGACCCCGTTATTGCGGATAAAATCAATCTCAAGACGACTCTGGGCGGTTTCCGCGCCGGGGATGCCTATGGCGACGCGCAGGATGAAACGGCTTTGCGCGCCAAGATCGACCTGAACGTGCGGTTTTAA
- a CDS encoding alginate biosynthesis protein Alg44, whose product MGNNSLNIVHESEAQRQFVRLPVPAKAGFDGQSYAVKDLSSGGIALLNVTKAVREGETLKISLFLPFSTFSMMIDLEARVVYQLAAEKTVGLQFTGLSPDQVSLLNHVVKSFMAGEIVRSGDLLNVAARDNFTKMRPRKTGDGQPVVSLSRQIPGLLLITALGLAALAFILNNIYENVFIFKTSNASVQAAQIQVRSIERGILTSKIEPGQTTVKDRQEIGMINENDIKSPCDCIITKVHRSSGEFVVEGEPIVSLVAANSVPWIAVTVKPEEARKLNLGMKARINVAGSNAELTGKVDSIKTDTGEWATNPLLAGSSNQIVVVVKPDAKIPSDLINRPAQVVFQLR is encoded by the coding sequence ATGGGTAATAACAGTTTAAATATCGTTCATGAGTCCGAGGCTCAGCGCCAGTTCGTGAGGCTTCCTGTCCCGGCAAAAGCGGGTTTTGACGGCCAGTCTTACGCCGTTAAGGATTTATCGTCCGGCGGGATCGCTTTGCTCAATGTCACGAAGGCTGTTAGAGAGGGTGAAACTTTGAAAATCAGCCTTTTTCTGCCGTTCAGCACCTTTTCGATGATGATCGATCTGGAGGCCAGAGTTGTGTATCAACTTGCCGCGGAAAAGACGGTTGGGTTGCAGTTTACCGGATTATCGCCGGATCAGGTTTCTCTTTTGAATCATGTCGTTAAGTCGTTTATGGCCGGGGAAATCGTGCGCTCCGGTGACTTGCTGAATGTTGCAGCGCGGGATAATTTCACCAAAATGCGCCCCCGGAAGACGGGAGACGGTCAGCCTGTGGTCAGCCTTTCTCGCCAGATTCCCGGATTGCTTTTGATTACGGCCCTGGGTCTTGCGGCTTTGGCCTTTATCCTGAACAATATTTACGAGAACGTCTTTATCTTCAAAACCAGCAACGCCTCGGTTCAAGCGGCCCAGATTCAGGTCCGGTCCATTGAGCGGGGTATTCTGACCTCCAAGATCGAGCCGGGTCAGACGACCGTCAAGGACCGTCAGGAAATCGGCATGATCAATGAGAATGACATCAAGAGCCCCTGCGATTGCATCATCACGAAAGTTCACCGCAGCAGCGGGGAGTTTGTGGTTGAGGGTGAGCCGATCGTTTCGCTCGTTGCCGCCAACAGCGTTCCCTGGATTGCCGTGACGGTTAAGCCCGAAGAGGCGAGGAAACTGAATCTGGGCATGAAAGCCAGAATCAACGTGGCCGGATCGAATGCAGAACTGACGGGTAAGGTGGACTCGATCAAGACGGATACGGGCGAGTGGGCGACTAACCCGCTTCTGGCTGGTTCCTCCAACCAAATCGTGGTCGTCGTCAAGCCGGATGCAAAAATTCCGTCCGACCTGATCAACCGGCCTGCACAGGTGGTCTTCCAGTTACGATAA
- a CDS encoding sel1 repeat family protein, with translation MTKVFAHGFGLRVVLPILALAACSPVMSAHLETGKQARKDGDYVTAVHHLKPLADFGMPEAQYEMAMALMKKQDATVAEKTQARDLMVKLSESGNHEVDFELGRYYSGEKDYANAAKYYLKAAESGHEKAYMELARIYKDQGDFENAALYYTRAGEAGNAKAYFELAAIEEKKKNLPTALELYKKSFDGQYYRSAMRIARLYEKGMDGVPDLSEALRWYQAAQKEGVEGAAGKIAELQSSMTAQ, from the coding sequence ATGACGAAAGTATTCGCTCACGGTTTTGGACTGCGCGTTGTTCTGCCGATCTTGGCTCTGGCGGCTTGTTCGCCAGTCATGTCCGCGCATCTTGAAACCGGAAAACAGGCCCGTAAGGACGGAGATTATGTGACCGCCGTTCATCATCTTAAACCTCTGGCCGATTTCGGAATGCCTGAGGCGCAGTACGAGATGGCCATGGCGCTGATGAAGAAACAGGACGCCACTGTTGCTGAAAAGACACAAGCCCGCGACCTGATGGTCAAGCTCTCGGAGAGCGGGAACCATGAGGTCGACTTTGAATTGGGGCGCTATTATTCCGGTGAAAAAGATTACGCCAACGCGGCCAAGTATTATCTGAAAGCTGCTGAATCCGGCCATGAGAAGGCCTATATGGAATTGGCGCGTATCTACAAGGACCAGGGGGATTTCGAGAATGCGGCCCTCTATTATACCCGTGCCGGTGAGGCCGGAAATGCGAAGGCCTATTTCGAACTCGCGGCGATCGAGGAAAAGAAAAAAAATCTTCCGACCGCTTTAGAACTTTACAAGAAATCTTTCGACGGGCAATACTACCGCTCAGCCATGCGGATTGCCCGATTGTATGAAAAAGGGATGGACGGTGTTCCCGATCTTTCCGAAGCTCTGCGTTGGTATCAGGCGGCTCAAAAAGAGGGCGTTGAAGGCGCAGCGGGGAAGATTGCCGAACTTCAATCTTCGATGACAGCGCAGTAA